From one uncultured Bacteroides sp. genomic stretch:
- a CDS encoding dipeptide epimerase, producing MAQNRRDFLRTAAFAAIGSGMVVNNVFAGQSPVPFSINKLGKGGKMKFTFQPYDLKLKHVFTVASFSRTSTPDVQVEIEYEGIIGYGEASMPPYLGESVESVMNFLKKVNLEQFNDPFQLEDILAYIDGIMPGNTAAKASVDIALHDLVGKLLGAPWYKIWGLDKAKAPSTTFTIGIDTPEVVRAKTLEVAGQFNLLKVKLGRDNDKEMIQTIRSVSKLPIAVDINQGWTDKYYALDMIHWLKEQGIVMVEQPMPKTQLDDIAWVTQQSPLPIFADESLQRLGDIVKLKDAFNGINIKLMKCTGMREAWKMVTLGRALGMRIMVGCMTETSCAVSAAAQFSPAVDFADLDGNLLIANDRFKGMQVVKGKITLNDLPGIGITKL from the coding sequence ATGGCTCAAAACAGAAGAGATTTTCTTAGAACAGCAGCCTTTGCAGCTATTGGCTCGGGAATGGTTGTTAATAATGTATTTGCCGGACAATCTCCGGTGCCGTTTTCTATAAATAAACTAGGAAAGGGAGGAAAAATGAAATTTACGTTTCAACCTTATGATTTAAAATTGAAGCATGTGTTTACGGTTGCTTCTTTCTCACGTACATCAACCCCCGATGTACAAGTCGAAATAGAATATGAAGGCATCATCGGTTATGGCGAGGCTTCTATGCCTCCTTATTTGGGCGAATCGGTGGAATCGGTGATGAACTTTTTAAAGAAAGTAAATCTGGAGCAATTCAATGATCCTTTTCAACTGGAAGATATTTTAGCTTATATAGATGGTATTATGCCCGGAAATACTGCAGCCAAAGCATCTGTTGACATAGCTCTGCATGATTTGGTTGGAAAGTTGTTGGGGGCACCTTGGTATAAAATATGGGGACTTGATAAAGCAAAAGCTCCTTCTACTACTTTTACTATAGGCATTGATACGCCGGAGGTAGTACGTGCAAAAACCTTAGAAGTAGCCGGACAATTCAACCTGTTGAAGGTAAAGCTAGGGCGTGACAACGATAAAGAGATGATACAGACTATTCGATCGGTAAGTAAATTACCTATCGCCGTTGATATTAATCAGGGATGGACAGATAAATATTATGCGCTGGATATGATACACTGGCTGAAGGAGCAGGGCATTGTGATGGTGGAGCAGCCCATGCCGAAAACTCAGCTCGATGATATTGCATGGGTTACACAACAAAGCCCGCTACCTATCTTTGCCGATGAGTCTCTGCAACGTTTAGGCGATATTGTGAAGCTAAAAGATGCTTTTAACGGAATCAACATTAAACTGATGAAATGTACCGGAATGCGTGAAGCATGGAAGATGGTGACCCTCGGTCGCGCTCTTGGCATGCGGATAATGGTAGGTTGCATGACGGAGACATCGTGTGCGGTATCCGCCGCCGCACAATTTTCTCCTGCGGTAGATTTTGCTGATTTGGACGGGAATTTGCTGATTGCCAATGATCGCTTTAAAGGAATGCA